Proteins from a single region of Dyadobacter fanqingshengii:
- a CDS encoding AraC family transcriptional regulator — translation MKLQIKNMVCDRCKRVVREELENLGIGLQSVELGEVETAANIEPELLNRVKSTLEASGFELLDDRRLAIVEHIKTLIIEEVQYLKGHKPEQQNFSDYLSEKIGYEYSYLSNLFSSETGQTIEQYIIAQKTEKVKEWLSYNELTLSEMAWRLSYSSPAHLSNQFKKVTGMTPGEFKKSTLARITLDKVGH, via the coding sequence ATGAAACTGCAAATAAAAAACATGGTTTGTGATCGTTGCAAGCGGGTTGTCCGGGAGGAACTGGAAAATCTGGGTATAGGACTGCAATCCGTTGAACTGGGTGAAGTTGAAACCGCGGCAAACATTGAGCCTGAACTTCTTAACCGAGTAAAATCTACCCTGGAAGCAAGTGGCTTTGAGTTGCTGGATGACCGCCGGTTGGCGATTGTGGAGCACATTAAGACGTTGATTATTGAGGAAGTTCAATATTTGAAAGGCCACAAGCCTGAGCAGCAGAACTTTTCGGATTATTTGTCGGAAAAAATTGGTTACGAATATTCTTATTTGAGCAACCTTTTCTCTTCTGAAACCGGGCAAACCATTGAGCAATACATCATCGCCCAAAAAACGGAAAAAGTAAAAGAATGGCTCTCCTATAACGAGTTAACATTGAGCGAAATGGCTTGGCGATTGTCATACAGCAGCCCCGCGCATTTGAGTAATCAATTTAAAAAAGTGACGGGCATGACGCCTGGGGAATTCAAGAAGAGCACTTTGGCGAGAATAACCCTTGATAAAGTGGGTCACTAA
- a CDS encoding heavy metal-binding domain-containing protein yields MKNVFFAALMLLFTACGANNDKTEKAATDATASAEKKYACPMQCEGEKTYAAAGKCPVCKMDLQEVAMAETDSAGHNH; encoded by the coding sequence ATGAAAAATGTGTTTTTTGCCGCGTTAATGCTTCTTTTTACAGCTTGCGGTGCAAACAATGATAAAACGGAAAAAGCGGCAACGGATGCAACTGCCTCAGCCGAAAAAAAATACGCATGCCCCATGCAATGCGAGGGAGAGAAAACCTACGCAGCTGCCGGAAAATGTCCGGTTTGCAAAATGGATTTACAAGAAGTAGCCATGGCAGAAACGGATTCTGCGGGACACAATCATTGA
- a CDS encoding DUF6691 family protein produces MEKSENASASTLLEEDKDGSNTQQSAEGFAANFKYLTIGVLFGIVFVKAEIVSWFRIQEMFRFDSFHMYGVIGSAVLVGLLSVQVIKRFSIKTTSGEEVVIPDKTFSQGQIYGGLLFGVGWAITGACPGPLFAQIGSGYRAVIITLLSAIAGTWTYGLLRPKLPH; encoded by the coding sequence ATGGAAAAGTCAGAAAATGCATCCGCAAGCACGCTTTTGGAAGAAGATAAAGATGGCAGCAACACCCAACAGTCAGCCGAAGGGTTTGCCGCCAACTTCAAATATTTGACTATAGGTGTACTATTCGGGATTGTTTTTGTGAAAGCAGAAATTGTTTCCTGGTTTAGGATTCAGGAAATGTTCCGCTTTGATTCGTTTCATATGTATGGCGTAATCGGCTCTGCGGTGCTGGTGGGGCTTCTCTCCGTTCAGGTTATCAAGCGGTTCAGTATTAAAACCACATCAGGCGAAGAAGTTGTCATTCCTGATAAAACATTCAGCCAAGGCCAGATCTACGGCGGACTGCTTTTCGGGGTTGGCTGGGCTATTACCGGAGCATGTCCGGGACCATTGTTTGCGCAGATCGGAAGCGGTTACCGGGCTGTGATCATCACCTTGCTCAGCGCCATTGCCGGCACCTGGACTTACGGTTTATTAAGGCCTAAACTGCCGCATTGA
- a CDS encoding MBL fold metallo-hydrolase translates to MKIEQIYTGCLAQGAYFIVSNGEAAVIDPLREVEPYIQKASKIGAKIKYVFETHFHADFVSGHIDLAEKTGADIVYGPNANTAFKAHIAVDNEEFQLGEITIRALHTPGHTLESTSYLLFDKNKKPVALFSGDTLFIGDVGRPDLAQKSDLTMEDLAGMLFESLRSKIMTLPDDVIVYPAHGAGSACGKNMSKETSDTLGNQKRFNYALRPDMTKEEFINEVTAGLAEPPKYFPENVKMNRDGYESIDDVLERGDQALSPEAFEAKANNTGALILDTRKPEDFAKGFIPNSINIGIEGGFAPWVGALIPDLKQHLLIVTEPGKEEEVVTRLARVGYDHTIGFLNGGFEAWVEAGKETDAVDNISAKAFEALYNSESPEVIDVRKPDEFAAGHVEGARNLPLDYINDLMAEFPKNKTLYVHCAGGYRSMIAASILKSRGIDEVVNIEGGFGAVEKTNVPVLQGV, encoded by the coding sequence ATGAAAATAGAACAGATATATACCGGGTGCCTGGCTCAGGGCGCTTATTTTATTGTTTCAAATGGCGAAGCGGCTGTTATTGATCCTTTGCGTGAAGTGGAGCCTTACATTCAAAAGGCCAGTAAAATCGGCGCCAAAATCAAGTATGTATTTGAAACCCATTTTCATGCGGATTTCGTCTCAGGACATATTGATCTGGCTGAAAAAACCGGTGCCGACATTGTTTACGGCCCCAATGCAAATACAGCATTCAAAGCACACATTGCCGTTGATAATGAGGAATTTCAATTGGGAGAAATTACAATAAGAGCATTGCATACACCCGGTCACACGCTGGAATCGACGAGTTATTTGTTATTTGATAAAAATAAAAAGCCAGTCGCATTATTTAGCGGGGATACACTTTTTATAGGCGATGTAGGCCGCCCTGACCTGGCCCAAAAAAGCGATCTGACTATGGAAGATCTGGCCGGAATGTTATTCGAGAGCCTGCGTTCGAAGATTATGACATTGCCTGATGACGTTATCGTTTATCCGGCGCATGGAGCAGGATCTGCTTGTGGCAAAAATATGAGCAAGGAGACTTCCGACACATTGGGCAACCAAAAGCGTTTCAATTATGCTTTGCGGCCCGATATGACGAAAGAAGAATTCATCAACGAAGTAACAGCCGGCTTAGCCGAGCCACCGAAATATTTCCCGGAGAATGTAAAGATGAACCGGGACGGTTATGAAAGCATCGACGATGTGCTCGAACGCGGCGACCAGGCATTATCTCCCGAAGCATTTGAGGCCAAAGCCAATAATACGGGCGCGCTCATTCTGGATACGCGAAAACCCGAGGATTTTGCCAAAGGATTTATCCCAAATTCAATCAACATTGGCATCGAAGGCGGTTTCGCTCCGTGGGTAGGCGCCCTGATTCCGGATTTGAAGCAGCATTTACTGATTGTGACTGAGCCGGGAAAGGAAGAAGAAGTGGTAACACGTTTAGCAAGAGTTGGTTATGATCATACCATTGGATTTTTAAATGGTGGTTTTGAGGCTTGGGTTGAAGCGGGAAAAGAAACGGATGCGGTTGACAATATTTCGGCAAAAGCGTTCGAAGCACTTTACAACAGTGAAAGTCCAGAGGTGATCGACGTCCGTAAACCAGACGAGTTTGCAGCCGGGCACGTTGAAGGAGCCAGAAATCTGCCATTGGATTACATTAACGACCTCATGGCTGAATTTCCCAAAAACAAAACCCTTTACGTGCACTGCGCCGGAGGTTACCGCTCCATGATCGCCGCCTCCATCCTGAAATCCCGCGGCATCGACGAAGTTGTGAACATCGAAGGAGGTTTCGGAGCAGTGGAGAAGACTAATGTGCCTGTTTTGCAGGGGGTTTAG
- a CDS encoding type II toxin-antitoxin system VapC family toxin encodes MEQYLIDTNAVSHYMSAMLTQPGIHFMDDVIDATPNLSVISQIELLSWKTPKSSQISDFIHDSLIYNITPDVVAICINIRKNRKIKTLDAIIAATANANNFTLVTDNEKDFENIPKLKVVNPKKL; translated from the coding sequence ATGGAGCAGTATTTAATTGATACAAACGCAGTCTCACACTATATGTCGGCCATGTTAACGCAGCCAGGAATTCATTTTATGGATGATGTTATAGACGCAACCCCGAATTTGTCGGTTATTAGTCAAATCGAATTATTGTCATGGAAAACGCCCAAAAGTAGTCAGATCAGTGATTTTATTCACGATAGTCTAATCTATAATATTACTCCTGATGTCGTCGCGATCTGTATAAATATTCGGAAGAACAGGAAAATAAAAACGCTTGATGCCATTATTGCAGCCACTGCAAATGCAAATAACTTCACGCTCGTCACTGATAATGAAAAGGACTTTGAGAATATACCAAAGTTGAAAGTTGTCAATCCAAAAAAGCTCTAA
- a CDS encoding heavy-metal-associated domain-containing protein, giving the protein MKTTILSILIVLFAGVNMAQADGDKQIKIKTSAICEMCKERIERNLGLSKGVKESNLDLKDKVVTVKYNPNKTTPEAIKATIINTGYDADTQVANQKAHDKLPACCRKTAAAH; this is encoded by the coding sequence ATGAAAACGACCATCTTATCCATATTAATAGTCCTTTTTGCCGGGGTTAACATGGCGCAGGCCGACGGCGATAAGCAGATCAAAATCAAAACTTCTGCAATTTGCGAAATGTGCAAGGAACGCATTGAACGTAACCTGGGTCTTTCCAAAGGCGTGAAAGAATCCAATCTGGACCTGAAAGACAAAGTGGTTACGGTGAAATACAATCCGAATAAAACCACCCCGGAAGCCATAAAGGCAACAATTATCAACACAGGTTACGACGCGGACACGCAAGTTGCGAACCAGAAAGCGCACGACAAATTACCAGCATGCTGTCGGAAAACGGCCGCTGCGCACTAG
- the hflX gene encoding GTPase HflX has translation MIDKKKLYSTAEKQETAVLVAVSTQKQPAEKTKEYLEELAFLATTLGVETVKTFTQNLERADIRTYTGKGKLEEILIYVTANPVDMILYDDDLTPSQVRNLEAVFKDIKVIDRSLLILDIFAMRAQTAQSKLQVELAQYQYMYPRLTRMWTHLSRQSGVGVGMRGPGETELETDKRLVKDRIAFLKEKLEKIDRQSTTRRKERDRLVRVAIVGYTNVGKSTLMRGLSKAEVFAENKLFATVDSTVRKVNMENIPFLLTDTVGFIRKLPTLLIESFKSTLDEVREADILLHVVDISHPSFEEHLDVVNKTLEDIGAANKPTILVFNKIDLYNPTFNADNDEGQEIEQTESVLDQLRKSYIADKGDRVVFISAEKKENIEELRNTLFSMVKEKHFSIYPNWLDLGYTAVQAEE, from the coding sequence ATGATTGATAAAAAGAAGTTATACTCAACAGCCGAAAAGCAGGAAACTGCTGTGCTTGTGGCTGTTAGTACCCAAAAACAACCAGCTGAAAAAACAAAGGAATATCTGGAAGAGCTTGCTTTTCTGGCAACTACACTAGGCGTTGAGACGGTTAAAACCTTTACACAAAATCTGGAAAGAGCTGATATCCGCACTTACACGGGAAAAGGTAAGCTGGAAGAAATTTTGATCTATGTGACTGCCAATCCGGTGGACATGATCCTTTACGATGATGACCTGACACCATCGCAAGTGCGAAACTTGGAAGCTGTTTTCAAAGACATTAAAGTGATTGACAGGAGCTTGCTGATCCTGGATATTTTTGCGATGCGGGCGCAGACTGCCCAGTCGAAATTACAGGTCGAACTTGCGCAATATCAATATATGTATCCGAGATTGACGCGTATGTGGACTCACTTAAGTCGCCAGTCAGGCGTTGGTGTGGGTATGCGCGGGCCTGGTGAAACGGAATTGGAAACGGATAAGCGTCTTGTAAAAGATCGGATTGCTTTCTTAAAGGAGAAACTGGAAAAGATTGATCGTCAGAGCACTACGAGGCGTAAGGAAAGAGACCGGCTGGTTCGTGTTGCCATTGTAGGTTATACCAATGTTGGGAAATCAACATTAATGCGCGGGCTTTCCAAAGCAGAGGTTTTTGCTGAAAATAAGCTGTTTGCAACCGTTGATTCAACGGTAAGAAAGGTGAATATGGAGAACATTCCGTTTTTGCTAACGGACACGGTCGGTTTCATTCGCAAATTGCCTACGCTGCTTATTGAGTCATTTAAATCGACTTTGGATGAAGTGAGGGAAGCAGATATTTTACTGCATGTAGTGGATATTTCGCACCCTTCATTTGAGGAGCATTTGGATGTGGTTAACAAGACGTTGGAAGATATCGGCGCTGCCAATAAACCAACCATTCTCGTTTTCAATAAAATTGACCTTTACAATCCAACATTCAATGCGGATAATGATGAGGGTCAGGAAATTGAACAAACGGAAAGCGTTTTGGATCAGCTGAGAAAGAGCTACATCGCTGACAAAGGGGATCGTGTTGTGTTCATTTCTGCTGAAAAGAAGGAAAATATCGAAGAGTTGAGAAACACATTATTTTCAATGGTAAAGGAAAAACACTTCTCGATTTATCCGAACTGGCTCGATTTGGGATACACTGCAGTTCAGGCGGAGGAATAA
- a CDS encoding MATE family efflux transporter, protein MKKWFQLLRQAIRGSEESFTEGSINRAIFLLSVPMILEMVMESLFAVVDIFFVSKVSTEAVAVVGLTESVITLVYSVAIGLSTAATATIARRVGEGNINGARHAVGQVIVISLAISAVTATVGTWFAGDILRIMGADAKVIELGTDFARIQFLSSPVVILLYSLSGALRGAGSAATAMRSLIVANCMNMILGPILIFGLGPFPELGVTGAALATALGRSIGVGYQLFSLTKAQRSLGLLWADLRPNPETIATIVKVATGGTVQFLIGSASWIFLTRILSEFGSDVVAGYTIAIRVIMFTLLPAWGLANAAATLVGQNLGAGKPDRAEKSVWKCASYNFIFLMGLAILMFLGAEELIGLFSPNPEVIATGKMALRVLCLGYAAYAYGMVVIQSLNGAGDTKTPTVLNLICFWAIEIPVAYVLAVMMNFGPVGVFVSVPVAESILALLGIWRFRLGKWKLVKV, encoded by the coding sequence ATGAAAAAGTGGTTTCAACTGCTTCGTCAGGCTATTCGTGGCTCCGAAGAAAGTTTTACCGAAGGAAGCATCAACCGTGCTATTTTTTTACTATCCGTGCCAATGATCCTGGAAATGGTCATGGAGTCGTTATTTGCCGTTGTTGACATTTTTTTCGTTTCAAAAGTGAGTACAGAAGCCGTGGCGGTCGTCGGGCTTACTGAGTCTGTTATTACGTTGGTTTATTCAGTTGCCATTGGTCTGAGCACGGCGGCAACGGCTACCATTGCGCGCCGTGTCGGCGAAGGAAATATCAATGGTGCAAGGCACGCGGTTGGGCAAGTTATCGTCATTTCTTTGGCTATTTCAGCAGTCACTGCAACCGTGGGAACCTGGTTTGCGGGTGACATACTGCGCATTATGGGCGCTGATGCAAAGGTGATTGAACTCGGGACCGATTTTGCAAGGATTCAATTTCTGAGCAGCCCGGTTGTTATTTTGCTCTATTCGTTGAGCGGTGCATTACGCGGCGCGGGTTCCGCAGCGACAGCCATGCGGTCGTTGATCGTGGCGAATTGTATGAACATGATCCTGGGTCCGATCCTGATATTCGGTCTTGGACCATTTCCTGAGTTAGGCGTTACGGGTGCGGCTCTTGCTACGGCCTTAGGTCGTTCCATAGGTGTTGGTTATCAGCTGTTTTCGTTAACCAAAGCACAACGATCATTAGGCTTGTTATGGGCCGATCTGCGTCCAAACCCCGAAACCATTGCAACTATTGTAAAAGTGGCAACGGGCGGCACGGTTCAGTTTCTGATCGGCTCCGCAAGCTGGATTTTCCTGACCCGTATTTTATCGGAATTCGGCAGTGACGTGGTGGCAGGTTATACCATTGCGATTCGTGTGATCATGTTCACATTGCTGCCTGCCTGGGGACTTGCTAATGCAGCTGCAACGCTTGTAGGGCAAAATCTGGGTGCTGGCAAACCTGACCGCGCCGAGAAATCCGTCTGGAAATGTGCGTCTTATAATTTCATTTTCCTGATGGGATTGGCCATTTTGATGTTTTTGGGTGCCGAGGAACTGATCGGTTTATTCTCCCCCAATCCAGAAGTGATTGCCACAGGAAAGATGGCTTTACGTGTGCTGTGCCTGGGTTATGCAGCCTATGCTTACGGAATGGTTGTCATTCAGTCGCTGAATGGAGCGGGGGATACCAAAACGCCAACGGTCCTGAACCTGATTTGTTTCTGGGCCATTGAAATTCCTGTTGCGTATGTGCTTGCCGTTATGATGAACTTCGGCCCAGTCGGTGTTTTTGTCTCGGTTCCTGTTGCAGAATCTATTCTGGCATTGCTGGGAATATGGCGGTTCAGGCTGGGGAAATGGAAGTTGGTGAAGGTCTGA
- a CDS encoding class I SAM-dependent methyltransferase — protein MAWYHNYFKGLPQRAWKLHQDEEYTDYEVDFLRDVLELTAGSKVLDMLAGYGRHAVPLAEEGCAMTCIDISAEYCDELKAVAKKQKLPLTVICDDVLQCPVEENSFDAVYCIGNSFSFFPRADMQQFISKMAKAVKSGGHVAIHTENLAESILPNFQVRNWMPVKEDIIYLAENEYRPEEGYIEAEQTFISGSDKVTHTVRQHIFTLSEVTYMFESAGLQVVGTFGNLEADPFALGDEQLYLVARKL, from the coding sequence GTGGCCTGGTATCACAATTATTTCAAAGGACTCCCGCAACGCGCCTGGAAACTGCATCAGGACGAAGAATACACCGATTACGAAGTTGATTTTCTACGGGATGTGCTGGAATTAACGGCAGGCAGCAAAGTTTTGGACATGCTGGCCGGTTATGGCCGCCACGCCGTCCCCCTTGCGGAAGAAGGCTGTGCAATGACTTGCATTGACATTTCTGCTGAATACTGTGATGAATTAAAAGCCGTTGCCAAAAAGCAAAAATTGCCTCTGACGGTGATCTGTGATGATGTATTACAATGTCCTGTCGAGGAAAATTCGTTTGATGCGGTTTACTGCATTGGAAACAGTTTTAGTTTCTTCCCAAGGGCTGATATGCAGCAGTTTATTTCAAAAATGGCGAAAGCCGTTAAGTCGGGCGGCCACGTTGCGATCCATACTGAAAACCTCGCGGAAAGCATTTTACCCAACTTTCAGGTGCGTAACTGGATGCCTGTTAAAGAAGATATTATTTATCTGGCCGAAAACGAATATAGGCCGGAAGAAGGATACATTGAGGCTGAGCAAACCTTTATTTCGGGGTCAGACAAAGTAACGCATACGGTTCGGCAGCACATTTTTACGCTTTCGGAAGTCACTTATATGTTTGAATCTGCGGGTTTGCAAGTCGTAGGAACATTCGGAAATCTGGAAGCTGACCCGTTTGCTTTGGGAGATGAACAGCTTTATTTGGTTGCCAGAAAATTGTGA
- a CDS encoding YeeE/YedE family protein — translation MDIVEMIRKPWPWYVAGPLIGLTVPALLLLGNKSFGISSSLRHICAAVIPANISFFKYDWKKGIWNLFFVAGITIGGFIASFFLANPDEIVIAEATQQTLSGFGLTSFSGLMPAEIFGSSSILSLKGVIFLALGGFLVGFGTRYAGGCTSGHAITGLATLQWPSLVATVSFFIGGLVCTHWILPFLLTLAL, via the coding sequence ATGGATATTGTTGAAATGATTCGGAAGCCTTGGCCTTGGTACGTGGCGGGGCCTTTGATTGGGTTGACTGTGCCGGCTTTGTTGCTTTTGGGGAATAAGTCTTTTGGGATTTCTTCTTCGCTGCGGCACATTTGCGCGGCGGTGATTCCTGCCAACATTTCCTTTTTTAAGTATGATTGGAAGAAAGGCATTTGGAACCTGTTCTTTGTTGCCGGGATCACGATCGGCGGTTTTATTGCCAGCTTTTTTCTTGCTAACCCTGATGAAATTGTGATTGCTGAGGCAACGCAACAAACATTAAGTGGTTTTGGGCTGACCAGTTTTTCAGGATTAATGCCTGCGGAAATTTTTGGCTCATCCAGTATTTTGTCTTTAAAAGGCGTTATTTTTCTTGCCTTAGGTGGTTTTCTGGTGGGGTTTGGAACGCGTTATGCAGGAGGCTGTACATCCGGCCACGCCATTACGGGATTAGCCACATTGCAATGGCCTTCCCTGGTTGCAACAGTGAGCTTTTTTATTGGCGGTTTGGTCTGCACGCATTGGATTTTGCCTTTTTTGCTGACCCTAGCTCTTTAA